The nucleotide sequence TAACTTTAGGAATTAACACCGATCTAAATCGTTTGAAATAAGTAAGGTAGAAAGTGTGAAGATTTTTTTCATTCATCACATTGAAAAGCTGAATTATAAAGGAATACAAATAAAAGTAAATGGAAAATAGAAATGTAACAACATACATTTATTCTTGGAACTAGCAACTAGTAACACATCTTAATATCAAGAATGATTGTTCTGTGCTGCTCTTTCATTAACTATTTTCTCAGCAATGTATCGGCCTAACATCATAGTGGTTGCCTGAGGATTCGTTCCTGGTGCGTTGAAATATGTAGAAGCATCCACAACTCGTAAAGAATCCACCCCTATGACTTTTAAGTGGCTATCAACCACCTTGTTTACCAAGCATCCGCCATGGTGATGCCAAAATGTAGCCAATGTTTGACGACAGAAAGTCGCAATGGACTCTTCATCAGAGGAATCGGTGGGTATTGATGGACCAATATAACTGAAGCGCCTAGGACCAATGATGCTGGGAAACTTATATTCTTCCATAGCTTGAGTTTCCAAAACGTTCCTAAATACATCAACAATATTGCGGCATTGGAGTAGGTCTGCAGTGTTAGAGTAATAATTAAACCGAACTCTTGGGCCAACTGTGACATCAAAAGACGATATTAGATTCAGCGAGCCAGTTGATTTTGGTCTCGAGACCTTTCCTCCAAATACTACCACACTTAAGTTTGCTGGTGGAAtcaagtttaagttaggaatgaAAGGTATGAGAGATGTAACTCGCGGAATTGCAAGAGACTCCACATATGGGCCACTGTTTGTGATCCCGGCTACACGAACTCCTACATCAGTTAATCTAACGGGCACCAAAAGATTAATGCTATTACGAGGATTATCAGCCATAAATTGTCCGACAAATGGATGGTCCCGAACAACTGGAATATTTAGAGACAAGAGGGACGAATTTGGCCCTAATCCACTTAGTAGCAAAAGTTGTGGACTCCCAATAGCTCCGGCACTCAAAATTACTTCTCCGCCTGTTCTTACATGCACTTCGTGACGTGTTCCATTGGAATCATGGTATCTAACGCCAGTTGCAGCTGtcaagaaaacaataaaaatggtttttgtaCATAGGATTAAAAGGTATATAAGTTAATTAGCTGGTAAAAAAAACTATGAAAGATATGTTTTCAAAGGATtgcattattatatatatttatttacttcTTTAATCATCTAATTGTAATCTATTTATGGGTTCGcctttcagaaaaaaaaaataataataataattgtaatCTTGtgttttaaaagatttttttaattataatctATCTATATGAAGAGATTTGTATAAGTTATTTATATGTAGATAAGAAAATTACATTATTTATGAATATTCGTTTAATTCTCTTTATTTATATTATCATGATATATGAAGCAAATCATTCTACTTTTCTTTTTGAAtgtttttctagttttcacaaatTAGTCACCGGTCCTGAATATTAAAACGTGGAAGTCTGGAACAGCAAATGCAACAATAATCTATAAGAACCAAAACAAAGTTCAAATGCAAAAAATGAATCATACATGTGGTAAAGCTCTAACCAAGGTTTCTCATATGCTCAATTTGTTAGGCTTCGTTA is from Helianthus annuus cultivar XRQ/B chromosome 9, HanXRQr2.0-SUNRISE, whole genome shotgun sequence and encodes:
- the LOC110877524 gene encoding (R)-mandelonitrile lyase 1; amino-acid sequence: MLNPILYTNPFDSPAQSFITEDGVLNFRGRVLGGTSMINFGFYSRGDDYFYQNSGIEWDMSAVNSAYEWVENSIVTRTDHLRRWQASTYNAFVEAGVGPGNGFILDHVQGTKIGGSTFDDSGIRHGAVELLSKANPDNLKVVVHAIVDRVIFSTSEPLAATGVRYHDSNGTRHEVHVRTGGEVILSAGAIGSPQLLLLSGLGPNSSLLSLNIPVVRDHPFVGQFMADNPRNSINLLVPVRLTDVGVRVAGITNSGPYVESLAIPRVTSLIPFIPNLNLIPPANLSVVVFGGKVSRPKSTGSLNLISSFDVTVGPRVRFNYYSNTADLLQCRNIVDVFRNVLETQAMEEYKFPSIIGPRRFSYIGPSIPTDSSDEESIATFCRQTLATFWHHHGGCLVNKVVDSHLKVIGVDSLRVVDASTYFNAPGTNPQATTMMLGRYIAEKIVNERAAQNNHS